One genomic window of Patescibacteria group bacterium includes the following:
- a CDS encoding riboflavin kinase translates to MITPIIEGKVIKGDGYGRKLGFPTANLDRKQFLKDKMDLPLGVYAGVVFLHHLKKILKTAIVIGPLDKKKTPKIEAHILGFKGKLYGKKLTLYPYKFLRPFETFKTEKLLIAQIKKDVKRVEKEVAAPPLF, encoded by the coding sequence ATGATTACGCCAATTATTGAGGGAAAAGTCATAAAAGGCGACGGATATGGCCGGAAGCTGGGGTTTCCGACAGCGAATTTGGATAGGAAACAGTTTTTGAAAGACAAAATGGATTTGCCGCTCGGGGTCTACGCCGGTGTGGTTTTTTTGCATCATCTCAAAAAAATTCTAAAAACGGCGATTGTGATTGGTCCGCTCGACAAGAAAAAAACTCCGAAAATCGAAGCGCATATTTTAGGTTTCAAGGGGAAGTTGTATGGAAAAAAGTTGACGCTCTATCCCTATAAATTTCTCAGACCCTTTGAAACTTTTAAAACCGAAAAACTTTTAATTGCTCAGATTAAAAAAGATGTGAAGCGGGTTGAAAAGGAGGTGGCGGCTCCGCCGTTATTTTAG